A genomic window from Sceloporus undulatus isolate JIND9_A2432 ecotype Alabama chromosome 9, SceUnd_v1.1, whole genome shotgun sequence includes:
- the OVOL1 gene encoding putative transcription factor Ovo-like 1 isoform X2: MPRAFLVKKACVSNGKRNWSELPDEERGEIYVPVSLGGYALWKDPEPSVAEPPSYPMPLDMTIRNSTYTAAQPHCTAQVPSGTQPDAESIFLRPKIKVTQGDTSSEQFSCPFCQKGFSYQRMLNRHLKCHSQVKRHLCPYCNKGFNDTFDLKRHVRTHTGVRPYKCELCDKAFTQRCSLESHLKKIHGVQQSYAYKERRAKLYVCEDCGFTADSQEGHLLHLQERHPDSPLLRKASRKATPAPHGTVVPPSTDLLQGTAHL; the protein is encoded by the exons ATGCCCCGAGCTTTTTTGGTAAAGAAAGCCTGCGTTTCCAACGGGAAAAGGAACTGGAGCGAACTCCCCGATGAAGAAAGAGGAGAGATCTATGTCCCAG TCTCCCTGGGGGGATATGCCTTATGGAAAGACCCGGAGCCTTCCGTTGCCGAGCCCCCTTCCTATCCGATGCCTTTGGATATGACCATACGAAACTCTACTTATACAGCTGCACAGCCCCATTGCACAGCCCAGGTCCCAAGCGGGACACAGCCGGATGCTGAGTCCATCTTCCTGCGGCCCAAGATCAAG GTGACCCAAGGGGATACTTCAAGTGAGCAGTTTTCCTGCCCTTTCTGCCAGAAGGGCTTCTCCTACCAGCGCATGCTGAACCGTCACTTGAAGTGCCACAGCCAGGTGAAGCGCCACCTTTGCCCGTATTGCAACAAGGGCTTCAACGACACCTTTGACCTCAAACGCCATGTCCGGACACACACAG GTGTGCGTCCGTACAAATGTGAGCTTTGCGACAAGGCCTTCACCCAGCGCTGTTCCTTGGAGTCCCACCTGAAGAAAATCCACGGCGTGCAGCAGAGCTACGCCTACAAGGAGCGCCGGGCCAAGCTCTACGTCTGCGAGGACTGCGGCTTCACGGCCGACAGCCAAGAGGGGCACTTGCTACATCTACAGGAGCGCCATCCCGACAGCCCGCTGCTGCGCAAGGCATCGCGCAAGGCTACTCCTGCCCCGCATGGCACCGTGGTGCCACCTTCCACGGATCTGTTGCAGGGGACGGCCCACCTCTGa
- the OVOL1 gene encoding putative transcription factor Ovo-like 1 isoform X1, with amino-acid sequence MVMGSRFAGGLQTETGGPFLGHGLHLGGVWLTSGDFSNCIILFSLPLVSLGGYALWKDPEPSVAEPPSYPMPLDMTIRNSTYTAAQPHCTAQVPSGTQPDAESIFLRPKIKVTQGDTSSEQFSCPFCQKGFSYQRMLNRHLKCHSQVKRHLCPYCNKGFNDTFDLKRHVRTHTGVRPYKCELCDKAFTQRCSLESHLKKIHGVQQSYAYKERRAKLYVCEDCGFTADSQEGHLLHLQERHPDSPLLRKASRKATPAPHGTVVPPSTDLLQGTAHL; translated from the exons ATGGTGATGGGTTCTCGCTTTGCTGGAGGTCTTCAGACAGAGACTGGAGGACCATTTCTTGGGCATGGCTTACATCTAGGAGGGGTTTGGTTGACCTCTGGGGACTTCTCCAATTGTATAATCTTGTTTTCTCTTCCTCTAGTCTCCCTGGGGGGATATGCCTTATGGAAAGACCCGGAGCCTTCCGTTGCCGAGCCCCCTTCCTATCCGATGCCTTTGGATATGACCATACGAAACTCTACTTATACAGCTGCACAGCCCCATTGCACAGCCCAGGTCCCAAGCGGGACACAGCCGGATGCTGAGTCCATCTTCCTGCGGCCCAAGATCAAG GTGACCCAAGGGGATACTTCAAGTGAGCAGTTTTCCTGCCCTTTCTGCCAGAAGGGCTTCTCCTACCAGCGCATGCTGAACCGTCACTTGAAGTGCCACAGCCAGGTGAAGCGCCACCTTTGCCCGTATTGCAACAAGGGCTTCAACGACACCTTTGACCTCAAACGCCATGTCCGGACACACACAG GTGTGCGTCCGTACAAATGTGAGCTTTGCGACAAGGCCTTCACCCAGCGCTGTTCCTTGGAGTCCCACCTGAAGAAAATCCACGGCGTGCAGCAGAGCTACGCCTACAAGGAGCGCCGGGCCAAGCTCTACGTCTGCGAGGACTGCGGCTTCACGGCCGACAGCCAAGAGGGGCACTTGCTACATCTACAGGAGCGCCATCCCGACAGCCCGCTGCTGCGCAAGGCATCGCGCAAGGCTACTCCTGCCCCGCATGGCACCGTGGTGCCACCTTCCACGGATCTGTTGCAGGGGACGGCCCACCTCTGa